From the Candidatus Binatia bacterium genome, the window CCTTGACCCTGACTACAGCAAGCGCTGTGCCAGCCCGCCGGCCCGGTCCCTCGGGCAGGCAGAGGGCGCCTCTCAATGCCGAATTCCCTTGCAAATTAATGACTTACAAGGAATTCCGCATGGCCCTTGCGCATCGAACGAACGTGCGGCGAACCGCACACTTGAGTTGCCGACCGCCTCCGTTGGTTCACACCCGTCGCCCGTGGTTAGCACTCCGCGGGTGAAATCTTGCAGCGGTGGCATGAGGGCGAAAGCGCCCTCGAACCAATTCCCCCTGTTCGCCTCGAAGGCGAAGGAGAGGTGCGACCGCGATGAAGGCTCCGACAAACCTCGTTGGTCCGCGGTTTACGGATTCGAACACCACGAGATCGATGAAGTCCGCGGCACGATCTCTCGCGGAATCATCTCCAGCGCAATCCAGTCCGGCGACCGCTTCCGCCTTCGGACGTTCATTGGGAAAGTACGCCTCCGGGATCGTGGGAGCAGCTTCAGTCACCGGAGGCGGGAGGGTTTCCGACTTCCTCCGGAGAAGTTCGTCGGGATCGCACCCCGCGTGCGGCGCGGCCCCCGTCGCGATCTCGTAGCGGAGGCCGCCACGCGCGTAGATGTCTGCCTGCGCAGTGGCGGGCGCTCCCCAGGCACGCTCGGGCGCCATGTAGGCGAGCGTGCCCGAGAACGTTGGCCGACGACGGTCCCGACGCCCTAGATCTCGGACAAGCCGAAGTCCGAGATGTGCGCGACTCCGTCCTCGTCCAGCAGAACGTTGCTCGGCGTGACATCCCCGTGCGTGATGTCATGCGCATGCAGCGACTCCAGCGCGCGACTCAACACGATCGCGAGGCGCCGGAGCGTCGTGAGACGTGGCCGACCGTCGTTGAGTAGACCCGCGAGCGTTTCGGGGAACACATTCAATCGTTGGCAAGACGATCTCGCTTGGTCGCCCAGTTCACTCGCAGCTGCAACCGGCCAGTTGATCAATCCGCCCGACCGAACCCCCACCCAGACCTTCCGCTCCCCCCCAAGAATCCGGTACGATCAGTCCATGCCGAAAGCCCAAAGAGCACTCCTCACCGCCGTAGCCCTGACCCTCCTCGCCGCAGCCTGCGGCGACTCCAACACCATCGGCACGCCCACCCCCCCCGCCGTCCCAGCCACCGTCGATCCCGGCACCGGCCCTTGGGAGCTCGTCGCGACCGACCGGGTTCGCGAGGAATGCGGTCTCGACCCCGATCTCCTCGAGGCCGCCGACGCTCGACTGGAGAGGCCGTGGGCAGTCGTCCGGTACGGCAAGCTCTGTCACGAGTACTACCCCGACGGCCCCGACACGGCGACGCGCCTCTTCTCTGCAACGAAGACCATGGCCGCGACCGTAACCGGCATGGCCGTCTATGAGTCGCGCGACTTCGAGCGCACTGGCCGCAAGACCGGGCCGCTCAGCGACACCGATCGGGTCGATCACTGGCTCGACTCCGTTACGTTCAATCCGGATGCGCAGATCGCGCACGTTCTCGGGATGGTCGCGTTCAACGAAGACCTCTCTTACGGCAACAAGGAACATCGCTACGACGCGGGCGGCAGCCGAGAGATCAATCGGCTCTCCGACGTCGTGAACACCGTGATCGCGCAGGACCCGGGGCGGCTCGGGGCCAACATCGAGGAGTTCTGGCAGACGCACATGGTTCAGAAGCTCGGCTTTCGGAACTCGACGTGGACCGACGGCGCGACGGACAAGAGCTTCGCATCGACCTGGAACGGCATCGCACGCGACATGGCGCGGCTCGGGCTTCTGATCCTCAACCGCGGCGTCTGGAACGGCGAACGTCTTCTCAGCGAAGACTGGATTTACAAGACGACCCACCCGTCGTTCGAAGACGCCAATACCAGCTACGGCTACCTCACCTGGCTGGAGGCGAACTCGAACTATCACTTCGGTGGCATCCTCGGAGGCCTGAAGTTCCAGGCCCCGCTCGACGCCTGCACGCCCCCCGCCATCAACGCCTTCTTCCCCCATGGCATCTCGCAGGCGACCGACTGCAATTACGAGGCTCCGTGGGGGTGCGACCAGGAACTCGACGTCGGCGTCTGGACCGCGAACGGCGCCGGTGGGCAGCTCATCATGGGCCACCCCGGACTCGACATGGTTCTGGTCGTGAAGAATCTCGGGAGCAGCTCCTTCGGAGGCAGCCTCTGGGGCCCACTCCGGCCGGCCCTCGTCGCCGAAGACCCCCGCTTCCAGGGGGACGAGGAAGCCTTCTGCGCCGCGTACGCCGCCGCCGGCTACGCTCCCGACCTGAAGCAGTAGATGGCCGCACCCACATACGAGGACGCCCTCGCCACAGTCACCGCACCCGGTGCACGTTTTGAGATCGAAGACGTCGAAGTCCGCGGTCAGACGTACAAGTACTTCAAGAACACCGCGCCGAATCTCCGGGCCATCTTCGACACCGCCCGCACCCGCGACGGGATCTTCCTCGTCTACGAAGACGAGCGTTGGACGTTCGCCGACACCATGGCCAAGGCCGACCAGATCGCCGACGCGCTCGTGAACCAGTACGACGTCGCGAAGGGCGACCGCGTCGCGATCGGGATGAGGAATTACCCGGAGTGGGTCGCAAGCTTCGTCGCGATCACATCGATCGGTGCCGTATCGGTCTCGCTCAACGCCTGGTGGACCGAGGAAGAGATGGCCTACGGGATCGAAGACTCAGGCGCGAAAATCTTGATCGCCGATCGCGAACGAATAGAGCGTGCCTCCCCGGCTCTGAAGAACGGCGCCCTGCAGGCGCTCGCCGTCCGCGCGGAAGGCGAACTACCGCCAAACACGAGGCACCTGAACGACGTCCTGCGGCCGAACGCGACCTTGCCGGACGTCCGCGTCGAGCCCGATGACGACGCGACCATTCTCTACACGAGCGGCACGACCGGTTTTCCCAAGGGCGCCGTCTCGACTCATCGCAACGTCCTGTCGGCCATCATGGCCTTTGGGTGCCGTGCCCAAGTCCGCGCTGCAATGCGCGCCGGCCAACCGCCACACCCCTTTCCGATCGTCTTCATCTTGATCGTTCCGCTCTTCCACGTCACCGGATCGGTCGCCGTGATGCTGAACGCGTT encodes:
- a CDS encoding protein kinase, which gives rise to MFPETLAGLLNDGRPRLTTLRRLAIVLSRALESLHAHDITHGDVTPSNVLLDEDGVAHISDFGLSEI